A genomic window from Planctomycetota bacterium includes:
- a CDS encoding M42 family metallopeptidase, whose product MDPQTLDLLKELTEAPGLPGHEEAVRQIVARRVEGLADVSYDRMGNIVCKKTGDPAGPRVMLPGHMDEIGFVVSGITDEGYLRFSALGGWWDHVILAQRVTVHSSKGAYPGIIGSKAPHVLTPEERQKFVKREDMFVDVGAKDKKDATKKLGIRVGDPVVPICPFGTMHNKKLLLGKAFDDRVGVAMFIDTLRKLVGAKHPNTVYGVGTVQEEVGTRGAQTAAHAVEPDVCLVMEVGIASDTPGFPKEDKEKGTLGKGPQICFLDGGMIPNLKLRDFLVDLAEEKKIPYQISMLSGGATDGRPIHIHGLGVPTVYIGLATRYIHSPAGVLHSDDYDNAVRLIVEAVKRLDAKTVRTFYP is encoded by the coding sequence ATGGACCCTCAGACGCTCGACCTGCTCAAGGAACTCACCGAGGCGCCCGGCCTGCCGGGCCACGAGGAGGCGGTCCGCCAGATCGTCGCCCGCCGCGTTGAGGGCCTCGCCGACGTGAGCTACGACCGCATGGGCAACATCGTGTGCAAGAAAACGGGCGACCCCGCCGGCCCGCGCGTGATGCTGCCCGGCCACATGGACGAGATCGGCTTCGTCGTCAGCGGCATCACCGACGAAGGCTACCTGCGCTTCTCCGCCCTCGGCGGCTGGTGGGACCACGTGATCCTCGCCCAGCGCGTCACCGTCCACTCCTCCAAAGGCGCCTACCCCGGCATCATCGGCTCCAAGGCCCCCCACGTGCTCACCCCGGAGGAACGGCAGAAATTCGTCAAGCGGGAAGACATGTTCGTGGACGTCGGGGCGAAGGACAAGAAGGACGCGACGAAGAAGCTCGGCATCCGTGTGGGCGATCCGGTGGTGCCCATCTGCCCCTTCGGCACGATGCATAACAAGAAACTCCTCCTCGGCAAGGCATTCGATGACCGCGTGGGCGTCGCCATGTTCATTGACACCCTCCGCAAGCTCGTGGGCGCGAAGCACCCCAACACCGTCTACGGCGTGGGCACGGTTCAGGAGGAGGTGGGCACGCGCGGCGCGCAGACCGCCGCCCACGCCGTCGAGCCCGACGTGTGCCTCGTCATGGAGGTCGGCATCGCCAGCGACACCCCCGGCTTCCCCAAGGAGGACAAGGAGAAGGGCACGCTCGGCAAGGGGCCCCAGATTTGCTTCCTCGATGGCGGCATGATCCCCAACCTCAAGCTCCGCGACTTCCTGGTGGACCTGGCCGAGGAGAAGAAGATTCCCTACCAGATCTCCATGCTCAGCGGCGGCGCGACGGACGGGCGGCCAATCCACATCCACGGCCTCGGCGTGCCCACCGTCTACATCGGCCTGGCCACCCGCTACATCCACAGCCCCGCCGGCGTCCTTCACAGCGACGACTACGACAACGCCGTCCGCTTGATCGTCGAGGCCGTCAAGCGCCTCGATGCCAAGACCGTGCGGACGTTCTATCCCTAA